AATTTTCTTTTCTGCTATACGTAATATAAaagtttgaataactaaaaCTCTTCGACAACTCTTCTTCTTTACCTCGAAAGAGTCTTAATATCTAGGGCCCCTAAGCATATTATTTTTGACCTTGGAGCAAATAGTAGCAGATGTGTTCAGTTCAGGTAAGTACTCGGAAGACACTCCAACCTGAGAGGCTGTTGATGTAAAATGTCAaaccctgaagtagtcgctgacgtagttgatGAAGGAGATGTCTTgttgagtggtgaagaccatgtggagtcgagatgctgagctggagtcgtatagacttggagagcaagagagtatcttggagatatggaaagaggaataaacttgagaagcaagtttatgacttaaaggaagaggTATAAGTGCATtctaagaaaaggaaagttgcacttattgttatGGAAGATGTCTATATTCATGTTGCCTTGGAAATTAGGTTTTGGGAACGTggagaatatataaaatagctaTGGAGTCATCTGTAtgaagacagagacacagaggctgaatttatagagagagagagagaagctcttggaagtgttccgagttgtgctgaagcagtggctgaagtacttgacggaggAGATACATAAGCGGTGTAGCTTAGGAATCTTTCAgtagcgtgtgttagggtgttaacactagacgtgtaaaagctgaattaagcagatcttgtaatagattgtttaaagaagattctaataaagcatagtggttgcttgttttgttgtgtctctCGGTTTACTTTCTGCAGTACTATTGGAGTGCCCCTTTTGttccaacaagtggtatcagagcgggtcacctaagttactggtgagGATCCCGAAGGCAAGAGGAAAGAAGGGAAGATAGAGTACAGCAGAAAGCATGGTGGTTGAGTTTATGCTAGATCCAGAACAATATGGGCATTGGAAAGCAAAGATGAAGGCAAGCTTACAAAGTATTGATATGGATGTTTGGGCATCAGTAGAAGATGGCTATGAAGTTCCCAAGACAGTAGATAAAGATGGTGTTGTGGTCAACAAACCATTGGCTAAATGGACAAAGCGTGAGAAGGATATGTCAAGGCACAAtgcaaaagctttatttggtatttttacaTCAGTCACAAAGAAGCAGCTAGATCTTATTCAAGGATGCAAGAATGCAAAAGAGGCGTGGGATATTCTGCAATTACACTTTGAAGGAACTGAGAAGGTTAAGAGTTTAAGGATGGATtttctcaaatcaaaatttgagaacttgaagatgaaagaACATGAATCTGTATCAGATTTTAGTTCTCAACTCAGTGGGTTAGCACAAGAGGCTCGTGTTCTGGGCATGGAATACAAGGACAAGAAACTGGTGAAGAAGTTTTTAAGGTGTCTACCAGAAAGATTCACAGCTTATAAGGCAGCAATGTTTGTGTCTCTTGACATAGATAAATTCAGCTTTCATGAAGTTGTAGGGATGGTAAAAGCTCATGAGATGGAGCTTGATGATGTGGGGAATCATACTGAAGTGAATTTGGCAGTTGATGAAACAACAAGTCAAAAAATCAGAGAATGAAGATGAGGTAATCAAGATGATTCGCGTGCTTCACCAAGTACTACAGGAAATGATAAAGTGGCAAGGACATGAGAAAGTTGGTTTGAAAAAGCGAAGACATGAAGCTGGCGAGCAATGTGTCAATACAGAGGTGCAATGTTACAAATGCAGAGGATATGGGCACTTCAAAAGGGAGTGTCCAATTTTCAAGAGACTAAGATTCAAAAGCTTTGAGGGTAATGAATTTGGTAATGCTCAAAAGAAATATGAGAATTTACTGAAGCAAAAAAATAACAGTGACGTCAAGAATGAATCTGATATTGattcagatgatgatgaagagttGAAGAACTTGGTGGCGTTTACAACTCTTGAGTCTGGTTCTAAGACAAAATCTGCGGCGGGATCTGCATCAGCGTCTGTGACAGGGGCTTCATGTGgaagtgatgatgatggtggagaTTTTGATCTTGATGGGAATTATGGAAAGTTGTATGAGAATTGGCTCAAACAGGTTGAGGCAAATTCAGAGTTGACTAAGGAGAAGGTCAAACTAGAAGCTCAAGTTGCTGAAGCACTTAAGTATGcttcagagaaagaagaagaagcacgacAGGTTAGTGCTCAACTTGCAGAGACTCAGAAGGGTTTGAGGATGCTGAATGGTGGGACGAAGCAGCTAGATCATCTTCTCAGTATTGGGAAAAGTGATCAATGTGGCCTTGGATATCAAGGAGAAAGTTCTACAGCTGGAGGTATTTTTGTATCAGCAGGAAAAACTGGGGTTTTAGCTACGTCTGCTACAAGACCAGAGGTTAAGGTGTCTGCAAAGAAGATATCCAATGGAAAGACTACTATGAAGACTGTAACTAATGTGAAGAACGCGACTGCTACACGTACTGCTACGGCAACTGCTACGGTGACTGCTCCAGCGAGAGTTTCTAGATTGAAGAGTGCAACTCAACGAAAGTTTCGGCCTGTTTGTCATCATTGTGGTGTTGTTGGACACATTAGGCCTATGTGTTTCAAGTTgttgaggaagaagaatcagatggtGCAACCTTATGGTATGAGGAGTCATGGTCCTATATGttattcttgtggagtttaAGGGCATATTCGACGTGAGTGTTTCAAGTC
This genomic stretch from Raphanus sativus cultivar WK10039 chromosome 3, ASM80110v3, whole genome shotgun sequence harbors:
- the LOC130509807 gene encoding uncharacterized protein LOC130509807; this encodes MIKWQGHEKVGLKKRRHEAGEQCVNTEVQCYKCRGYGHFKRECPIFKRLRFKSFEGNEFGNAQKKYENLLKQKNNSDVKNESDIDSDDDEELKNLVAFTTLESGSKTKSAAGSASASVTGASCGSDDDGGDFDLDGNYGKLYENWLKQVEANSELTKEKVKLEAQVAEALKYASEKEEEARQVSAQLAETQKGLRMLNGGTKQLDHLLSIGKSDQCGLGYQGESSTAGGIFVSAGKTGVLATSATRPEVKVSAKKISNGKTTMKTVTNVKNATATRTATATATVTAPARVSRLKSATQRKFRPVCHHCGVVGHIRPMCFKLLRKKNQMVQPYGMRSHGPICYSCGV